AGAAGCCGTCGATGATCTCTGAACGGACTTTCTCATCCGGTTCTTCCCGAACAAAAAAGGCTTCAATCGCCTTGCCAAGACGTGGAAAAAGCGGTCGCATTGGGCTGGCGGTTTTCGCTAAGTCGATATACGCGCCATCAGGAAAAATCCGTTCACTGATCAGAATTTTCAATAAATTGCCGGCTAAGGCTAGATCTTTGGAAACTGCTGGTGAAATACCGATTAAATGACGACTGAATTCGGTGCGGATTTTTTCGACGGTCTGCCACGCCGAGGTATTGTGGGCAACATGGTAACCGACAAATCCGGCAGCGTCGAATTGTTGTTCAGTGTGGAAACGCGGAATCCGCCACTGCCCGAGATACAAATAAAGGATTTCGGCTTCCGCAACTTCACGAGGTAAATGTGCCAAGACATCTGGCAGCTCATCAGGCAACACTGGGCGAGGTTGTAATGCCGCGAAATTCAGGGTGTTGCCGATCGAATGATTCGCCTGCAGTCGATGCAGATTAATGTTGGCCGAAAATTGAAGTTGCTTGACGGGGAAGTCCGGTCGAATCAAACCGGCTGCCTGCAAAGACTGAACCAGCTGGCGGGACTGCGGCATCATCGTGGCAAACAGTGGATCCTGGGTGTCGACTAGCTGCCACAATAATTGGCGATAAACTTGGCGAATTCGCGGCTCTGCGCCGGCAAGTGCCAAAGGCGTGAGATTAATGGTGACCTCTTTTTGGCGCAAGTACCCGCGTAATGCGGAAATCCGCCGGAAAAAAGCTGCTCGGGAGAAACCGGTTTCTTCTAATAACATGGGCAACGTCAAGTCAGGTTGCATCAATGTTTTGACCAAAAGCTTTCCGGGAAGCGATCGGCGAAACAAAAAGATTCGGTAGCGAACCCGACTAATCGAAGGCGGTGCCGTCATATTGCCATCCCCTCTACGTAATAAAGGTGGTTCACCAGGATCAATGGCATGTAAATCCTCGGCGACTTTCGCCATTTGCCGTCGCAGTTGCCGGTAGCTCTCGCCGCGGGCCATCGCTGCCGTTGAAATATTCATTTGCCGATTAGGCGCGTCTCGCAAATCGCCATAAAGCGCCAACCGCTCGCGTTCTTCGCGGTCTAGGAACAATTCTTCAAACGCCATGGTGACGACTTCCTTTCCAAATTTTTGCTATAGTATAGCAAAGAAGATCGGCAACCGGATAAATGATGCTTGTGTACTTGTCTCAGACGTCTGTTTCCTTAGCGGGCAGGCTTTTGCCGCATTAAGTCTGCCTATGGTTGATTAACACTGGCGCCTGGCATGCATTCTTGCTATACTAAAAGTAAGCAAAAATCAAGTCGACACCATATGCTTTGGGGCATCAAAAAAATTAACCCCAAGATATGGTGTTTTTCATTGACATGCACCCCAATATTGAGTATTCTAAACTACATAAGATAACAAGAAAGGATGATACCTATGCGTAACATCACACTGTTCACGCGCAATGGCTGTCCACAATGCCGGATGACAAAGCGCTACCTCGATACCCACAAGATTCCATTTACGGAACACAACATCAACGAGGAACCTGAATACATCGATTACTTAAAGAAAAAGGGATTCCAGCAGGTTCCTGTTCTTGAAGCAGATGGGCTTGATTCATTCTCCGGGTTCCGACCGGATGCCTTGAAGCAACTGGCTGTCTGAACAGCCAGCTTTTTTATCGAATCGAACTTAACCGAATGAAGATAAATTGCAGTGAAAGCAGGGATTAGCATGTCATTAAAAACAATCAGTCCGGACGAGGTTACTTATTACGCCCTTAACAACGAGATCAATATTCCCGTTAACGACCAAATTCCGCTCAATAAGGACAAGGAAGCATTACAGGCCTTTTTGACCGAAAATGTGGCGCCAAATACGATGAAGTTTTCGTCGCTACAAGAGCGCTTGAAGTATTTGGTTGACCATCACTATTATGAAGCCGACTTTTTAAAAAAGTATCAGCCGGCCTTCCTGGAAAAGCTGGATCAATTTCTGACGGCCCAGCATTTTCAGTTTAAGTCCTTTATGGCGGCCTATAAGTACTACGCCCAGTATGCGTTAAAGACCGACGATGGCACTCAATATCTTGAAGACTACAAAGATCGGGTGTTTGCCAACGCCCTCTTCTTTGCGGATGGTAATGAGCAGCTAGCGGTTGACTTAGCGGATGAAATGATTCATCAGCGGTATCAACCGGCTACCCCATCGTTCCTGAACGCTGGTCGGCAACGCCGTGGTGAATTGGTTTCCTGTTTTCTACTGCAAATTACCGATGATATGAATTCGATTGGCCGCGCGATTAACTCTGCCCTTGAGTTGTCACGAATTGGCGGCGGGGTTGGCCTGACGCTGTCGAATCTGCGTGAAGCCGGAGCGCCAATCAAGGGTATTGACGGTGCTGCAAGTGGCGTATTGCCGGTCATGAAGTTGTTGGAAGATTCTTTTTCCTACAGCAATCAACTGGGCCAACGTCAAGGTGCCGGTGTGGTTTATTTGAATGTCTTCCATCCTGATATCATCAGTTTCCTGGGTGCCAAGAAGGAAAATGCGGATGAAAAGTATCGAGTGAAGACCCTTAGCCTCGGCGTGATTGTCCCTGATAAGTATTACGAGCTTATTAAGGACAACGCCGATATGTATCTGTTCTCCCCTTATTCGGTTGAACGGGCTTATGGCAAGCCATTTTCGTATGTGGACATTACCAAGGAATACGATAATATGGTGGCCAATCCGGACATTAAGAAATACAAGATCAAGGCCCGCGATCTGGAAAATGAAATTTCCAAATTGCAGCAGGAATCTGGCTATCCTTATATCATCAACATCGACACTGCCAACAATGCGAGTCCGATTGATGGCAAAATCATCATGAGTAACCTGTGCTCGGAAATCATGCAGGTGCAGGTACCGTCCAAGCTCAACAACAAACAGAAATATGAAGTCTTAGGGACAGATGTTTCCTGCAACCTAGGCAGCACGAATATTCCTAATTTGATGCATAGTCGCGATTTTGGTCACAGCGTTGAAGCCATGGTTCGGGCATTGACCTATGTCACCGATCACAGCAATATCGACGTTGTGCCATCTGTTCAGCACGGTAATCACATGGCGCACAGCATCGGCCTTGGTGCGATGGGCTTGCACACGTACTTTGCTAAGAACCATATGTATTATGGTTCACCGGAAAGTCTTGATTTCACCAACATCTATTTCTTGTTGCTGAATTATTACACGTTGAAGGCATCCAACAAGATTGCTAAAGAACGTGGCGAGTCCTTCCATAATTTTGAAAACAGCAAATACGCTGATGGCAGTTATTTTGACAAGTATATCCAACAATCATGGGCACCTAAGTACGACAAGGTGCGTGACTTGTTTAAGGATGTTCACATTCCGACCCAGGCGGACTGGGAAGCACTCAAAGAGAGTGTGATGAAGGACGGCTTGTATCATCAAAACCGGATGGCTGTGGCCCCTAATGGCTCGATCAGCTATATTAACGATACCAGTGCCTCCTTGCAGCCAATTGTTAACCGGATCGAGGATCGCCAGGAAAAGAAGATCGGCACCATTTACTACCCGGCGCCTGGTTTGTCGAATGACACCATGCCTTACTATCAAAGTGCCTACGACATCGACATGCGTAAAGTCATTGATGTTTATGCCGCTGCCCAACAGCACGTTGACCAAGGGATGGCGATGACCTTGTTCATGCGCAGTACCATTCCTGCTGGCCTCTACCCATGGAAAGACGGCCGAACCGACAAGATGACGACACGTGATTTGAACATTTTGCGGAACTACGCACATCACAAAGGCCTCAAGTCGATTTACTACATCCGGACTTACACCGATGACCAGGAAGAAATCGGCAGCAATGCTTGTGAAAGTTGCTCAATTTGATTATCTTTTAACAGGGGGATCTCCCCTGTTTTTACATACAAGGAGCGAAGAATATGGCAAAACAATATATTGCGATTAACTGGAATGCGATTGAAGATGAGGTCGATAAGGCGACTTGGGAAAAGTTGACGGAACAATTTTGGCTGGACACCCGGATCCCTTTGTCCAATGATTTAGACGATTGGCGCTCACTGAGTCCTGATGAACAGTGGGTTGTCGGGCATGTTTTTGGCGGGCTGACGCTGCTGGATACCTTGCAAAGTCAGGATGGCATGGCAAGTTTGCGGCAGAATATCCGGACGCAGCAGGAAACAGCGGTCTTGAACAACATTCAGTTCATGGAAAGTGTTCACGCCAAGAGTTACTCGTCAATTTTCTCAACGCTGAACACCCCTGCTGAAATTGATGAAATCTTCGACTGGACGAATCATAATGAACATCTTCAGTACAAAGCCAACAAAATCAACGATATTTACCACAATGGTTCGGCGTTGCAAAAGAAAATTGCCAGTGTCTTTTTGGAAACCTTCCTGTTTTATTCAGGCTTCTTTACCCCGTTGTATTATTTAGGCAACAACAAGCTGACCAATGTGGCGGAGATCATCAAGCTGATCATTCGGGACGAAAGTGTCCATGGCACGTACATCGGCTACAAGTTCCAATTAGGCTTCAATGAGTTGCCAGAAGCCGAGCAGCAAAAGTTGCAGGATTGGATGTACGATTTACTTTACGATTTGTACGAAAATGAAGAAAAGTATACGAATGATTTGTATGCTAAAACAAAGTGGACGGACGAGGTTTTGACATTCCTGCGTTACAACGCCAACAAAGCGCTCATGAATCTGGGCCAGGAAACCGCCTTTCCAGATACCGCTGACGATGTGAACCCGATTGTTATGAACGGTATTTCGACGTCAACAGCCAACCACGACTTCTTCTCCCAAGTCGGTAATGGTTATCGACTGGGACAGGTTGAAGCCATGCAGGATGACGACTATACATTTTCAACCGAAGATGAAGGCCACGATAAGTAAGGCTTTCGGAAATGAATGTGTTGAGGAATTAAAAAACCGGCTCCAGATGCGTCGCAGGTTATGCGATTCGTATCTGGAGCCGGTTTTTGATATTCACTTTTCAAGTCAGAATGGCGAGAATAGCCCATTTTGGATGATCGTACGACAGCCGCTTTTCCTTTTGGTCTAACTTTCTGCTTTTTGCTGATTGATCGTTTCATGAACGAGGCTTAAGAAGCGTTGGGCGATGCGTGAAAGCTCACGATCCCTTTTCCACACTAACGCAATCGGATCGGCTAATGCCGGAGCTAAAGGACGGAAGGTTAAGGAAGTGTTCGATGTTTGCGTCGCCAGATATTCGAGACATAGCGCGCGCCCTAATCCGACTGCGGTCATGCCTAAAGCATCAGCGGTCAAATCGTAAGTGCCAACAATGTAAGCTGGATCGAGTCCCTGTCCTAGCCAGTGTTCAAAGGCATTGCGAGTATGCGTGGCCCGCGGCAGAATCAGCTCGCTATCGTTGAGATCGTTTGGCGTGATCAGAAGGTTATCGGTTAAGGGATCATCTGTGGTCATCAAAACGCCCCAGGCATCGCGAATCGGGAGCGGCAGACTTTCGTACTGGGTCTGTTCCTTACCTGGGCGCAAAATAAAATCGTACATACCGGCTTCAAGATTAGCAATCAGACTTTCATCGGAACCATAAGTTACATGGACATGTAGACTGGGGTACTGCAGCCGGAGTGATTGGGCAACCTGCAACATCAGGCGCTTGCCACTGGTTTCGCTGGCACCAATGTAAAGATCACCACCCAGTGTATGTTTGCCTTGCAAATTATTTTTGGTGCGTTCGGCGATGGCGGTTAACTCGCGGGCCCGGTTCAATAAGTAGGTGCCATCTTC
Above is a window of Lacticaseibacillus casei DSM 20011 = JCM 1134 = ATCC 393 DNA encoding:
- the nrdF gene encoding class 1b ribonucleoside-diphosphate reductase subunit beta, giving the protein MAKQYIAINWNAIEDEVDKATWEKLTEQFWLDTRIPLSNDLDDWRSLSPDEQWVVGHVFGGLTLLDTLQSQDGMASLRQNIRTQQETAVLNNIQFMESVHAKSYSSIFSTLNTPAEIDEIFDWTNHNEHLQYKANKINDIYHNGSALQKKIASVFLETFLFYSGFFTPLYYLGNNKLTNVAEIIKLIIRDESVHGTYIGYKFQLGFNELPEAEQQKLQDWMYDLLYDLYENEEKYTNDLYAKTKWTDEVLTFLRYNANKALMNLGQETAFPDTADDVNPIVMNGISTSTANHDFFSQVGNGYRLGQVEAMQDDDYTFSTEDEGHDK
- a CDS encoding helix-turn-helix domain-containing protein — its product is MAFEELFLDREERERLALYGDLRDAPNRQMNISTAAMARGESYRQLRRQMAKVAEDLHAIDPGEPPLLRRGDGNMTAPPSISRVRYRIFLFRRSLPGKLLVKTLMQPDLTLPMLLEETGFSRAAFFRRISALRGYLRQKEVTINLTPLALAGAEPRIRQVYRQLLWQLVDTQDPLFATMMPQSRQLVQSLQAAGLIRPDFPVKQLQFSANINLHRLQANHSIGNTLNFAALQPRPVLPDELPDVLAHLPREVAEAEILYLYLGQWRIPRFHTEQQFDAAGFVGYHVAHNTSAWQTVEKIRTEFSRHLIGISPAVSKDLALAGNLLKILISERIFPDGAYIDLAKTASPMRPLFPRLGKAIEAFFVREEPDEKVRSEIIDGFYQLLWPFMTESAVANKLKVALDPLMPQPLYETVQLNLVHPAYIRLVTIDQHPDFVISAHNLAASEESILPDTPVFYLDSERFESWSALYQVLFRRSRQQFHL
- a CDS encoding LysR family transcriptional regulator, producing the protein MELQTLRNFIEIADHGSITAAARTLGISQPGLSRQLKDLEKELGVKLLIRGNRRVTLTEDGTYLLNRARELTAIAERTKNNLQGKHTLGGDLYIGASETSGKRLMLQVAQSLRLQYPSLHVHVTYGSDESLIANLEAGMYDFILRPGKEQTQYESLPLPIRDAWGVLMTTDDPLTDNLLITPNDLNDSELILPRATHTRNAFEHWLGQGLDPAYIVGTYDLTADALGMTAVGLGRALCLEYLATQTSNTSLTFRPLAPALADPIALVWKRDRELSRIAQRFLSLVHETINQQKAES
- the nrdH gene encoding glutaredoxin-like protein NrdH — encoded protein: MRNITLFTRNGCPQCRMTKRYLDTHKIPFTEHNINEEPEYIDYLKKKGFQQVPVLEADGLDSFSGFRPDALKQLAV
- the nrdE gene encoding class 1b ribonucleoside-diphosphate reductase subunit alpha yields the protein MSLKTISPDEVTYYALNNEINIPVNDQIPLNKDKEALQAFLTENVAPNTMKFSSLQERLKYLVDHHYYEADFLKKYQPAFLEKLDQFLTAQHFQFKSFMAAYKYYAQYALKTDDGTQYLEDYKDRVFANALFFADGNEQLAVDLADEMIHQRYQPATPSFLNAGRQRRGELVSCFLLQITDDMNSIGRAINSALELSRIGGGVGLTLSNLREAGAPIKGIDGAASGVLPVMKLLEDSFSYSNQLGQRQGAGVVYLNVFHPDIISFLGAKKENADEKYRVKTLSLGVIVPDKYYELIKDNADMYLFSPYSVERAYGKPFSYVDITKEYDNMVANPDIKKYKIKARDLENEISKLQQESGYPYIINIDTANNASPIDGKIIMSNLCSEIMQVQVPSKLNNKQKYEVLGTDVSCNLGSTNIPNLMHSRDFGHSVEAMVRALTYVTDHSNIDVVPSVQHGNHMAHSIGLGAMGLHTYFAKNHMYYGSPESLDFTNIYFLLLNYYTLKASNKIAKERGESFHNFENSKYADGSYFDKYIQQSWAPKYDKVRDLFKDVHIPTQADWEALKESVMKDGLYHQNRMAVAPNGSISYINDTSASLQPIVNRIEDRQEKKIGTIYYPAPGLSNDTMPYYQSAYDIDMRKVIDVYAAAQQHVDQGMAMTLFMRSTIPAGLYPWKDGRTDKMTTRDLNILRNYAHHKGLKSIYYIRTYTDDQEEIGSNACESCSI